The Theileria parva strain Muguga chromosome 1, complete sequence, whole genome shotgun sequence DNA window ttatttacaaatttctcgttaaatggtaaattttgaaaatcaACAGTTTTGTCATTAAATACATTTGTACTAAAGTAATTAATTctcaaaatattaaaacaaCTAATTCGcgaaatattataattaaaatttggatttattaatttacttcCAATTGAATTAGGTAATCTCAACatcaaaataattaattacaCATATTCCACTAACATagataatataattgtgGAGGGAAATTGGAATCATGGTAAAGaatcaaatatttaaaaataatttattaataatttgaagaATAAGTAAAgaatagttaattttttgtgTAAGAtttgttacacatttcaatTTTTCGACCCTAAAATTGAGTTTGGAGAATCTTCCAAATGCGTTTCAATCCTTCCCCGTtaattcaaaattttacaaatttttcaaatattaaGACAAAAATATTGATTGAATCTGATTTGAATGCCAAAAGTTTGTCCAAATTATTCACGCACTCATTTGCATTCATGGCCTTTACTCATTTTTGTCTAATTCTTCCTAGAATTTAAGataatttatgaattttattagttaaataCTCTTTTTGTATAATACTTTGCATcgattaatattttatataaatttgttgaataTATTctttactatacatatCGTTTGATTGCAGTTTTGCGTTAATTTACTGAAATTCAACATAGTAAATAAGTTTTTTGTAAAGttcaataataaataaaataatgtgtaaaaaaattaaataatgaatgCTACTTGAAATTATCAGCATTGGAATAGCAATGAGATAATTGGAATAAACtcaaaaatgattaaaaagAAGCACAAAACTGATAAAAATGGCTCAATTGAAcatgtttataattttaaccaaattaCCCTTCTACACAACcataaactaaaatttcaaaatcgTAAgtttcttacacattttttgtTCACTACATtgttatagtataaaataacatgATTAACAGTTAATGTAATGATGTTATAGGTCATTGGCGTCTAATATGTctaatattgataatattagtattttataatgtgAGAGGTGTTGGGTGTGAGTTGGCTAGTATAAATCCGGGTTTACCACCCGGTGTAAACCCTGAACTCATTAAACATAGCGTTAACTTAGCTCAACAGTCCAGGAGACGCTCTCAGTCGAAAGTTCCAagaaacaaattaaataaatcttTTCAAAACAGTACCACTGGCAGTAGTAATGATGATAGTGACAGTGATGGCAGTGGAGATGATAGTGATGTTGAATTGCCCTTTAGAACAGATTCAGAGGTTTACACGAGGAAAAAACTATCAAAAGATAAACGCAATCGCAGATTCACGGATCTAGAAACTCATAAACGAAGACCAATTAATCCTTTAACAAAATATCCTTCAGATGATCAATCTGAAGAAAATAAGCCGACGGATAAAACCCCTTTGCTAGATACCCCTTTAAAAGAAAAACCTAAAGTTGTTAAACCTGTGCCAATTAACCcgaatgataaaaataaacctAAACTATCTGAAGCCACCCCTATTTTGACTAAAACTAAGGATAAAGATGAGAAGATTGGACCATTTAGCGAAAGATTACTTAGACCCATTTCTGACAATGTTGATTTCAATAATCTACCATtcaatactaatactaatactaatactaccGAAACTAACAGTAATGATAGTACTACAAAAACTAACACCGCTGATAGTACTACGAATACCACTAGCCCTAATCCGTTAAACCCTAATACCGGTAATAATGgagttaaaaaaatgaCACCACCGAATTCACCTACAATGACAGCGGAATCGGGATCAGGATCATCGGACGATTTTGATGTAAATGAGGTAGAAGCGGtgaaaaaatcaaaattagACCCATCAATTACACAGGGTCTGGGCAATAGTATACCCCGAAAATCGCAAGTGAGTGGAACACAAATCCCAGTGGCAACATCTTTTGAATATAATAGATCAGCACATGTATTAGAACCTAAATTTGAAAAGCCTAAAGTAATGGGTGGTATAATACAAACATTAACAGATAAAGAATCCAAATTACGTAGAATGACCAAGCGTAAACTAAGAATACAACATGATCTAACTCTGTACATTAGTAAAGAATCCGCAAACGTAGTgaatatgttaaataatgGCGAAGTAGGTAAACTTCAAAAGGTCCATCCTTTAGTATATTTGAGATTACAAGAGGTTTTCCAATCACAATATGCTTTGAACCAACTATTAAAAAAGGATGGAGATAAGGTTAAAAGATACGATAAAAACTGGTATTTGAATTCCACGCCTACTGCAAAAGCCTCTTTTATAGAGGAAATACGTAAATACACTAAGGAGCCTGAATTGTATGGTAAATTCAAACAACCTAAAAAGATGAAGGAAAGTAGGAAATTAGTATATGAAAAGTTAGAACTATTTCATAATGATTATATTTGTCAGAGAATTGTTAGGGAAAATCAATTTTCCGATAAGATAATACGTTCATTTGAACAACAATCTGGTTTATATATAGCCCcaaattatcataatttAGTGCCGGGGTTAGGAAATCTATGGCTAATTAAGAATTTTGAACGTTATTACATGGAAGCCTCAAGGTCTAAAGTAACTACTTTTAGTAAAGTTGCCCCTAGTTTAGTTGGAAAATTCATGTTAATGGTGGAAAATGGTACTGTTTTGCCATCACCACCAAGCTCTCAAGTTGCTATTCATTCACTTTCTATCATCTTATCAATGGTTATGGAAGGTGTTAGAGAACCACAATTGTTCCTTGGTAAAAAGAAATTTTATGGTTTCATGTCATTGTGTGATACTAAGTGTATACAAACACTGTATGACAATGATAAGGTAGCAACGACTGAGAAAGGTGTTGGTAAAAAGGGAACAGTTGGTAAAAGATTGgcacaatttttaaaatgggTGCAATTGTTCCATACTGaagatttattattaattgataCATATGCACAGAGAGTATTATTAAGCATAATGTATGCAATAACGAGGGAAGACTTTTATAGAAGTTCACCCAGGAATGTACAGTTGAGAATACAGTCACAATTCACCAATCAAAAACCTTCACAATCATTTTTACAAGAAGATAGTGATGATATAggtaatatattaataatttagttatttaatgcctaatttatactaattttaaaatataatatagttgAACCTTCAATGTTGGAGGTTGGCCCTGATGCACGAGAGCGCGAGTTACGAGAAGCTAACAGACGTCTAATCGAAGATTACAACAGGCGACGTCAAGAAGAATATGAAAAACGCCGACGTGAACAATATAAAGATCCACATAAGCAGTATAAGAATCGTCAAGAATATTTACGTGATCAAATGGGTCGTGTATTGGATGAGCAAAGTAAGGAGGTACATAAACAGAAGGCGGAGCGTGAGAAACAAGCTTTTGAGGATGCTCTTAATGGTAGTGATACTTTTCAAAAAGCTATGCGTCAGAGGGAAGAAATTCTTAGACGTGCCAGATACAATTCCAGGATGCCTAGTAATgatgttgaaaatgaaaaatctCTTTTCACTAATACTGCTGATAACACCAATGATAATGCTGATAATACTTCTGAAGAAAAGAACACTGACGTGAGGAGTAAATTGGAAGGAATGGGAAATAcgtataaaaaattttataatatgtTTATGAGTGGTTATCATGAACCTGGAAAATCAGTAAATCCTGAAAACACTTCTGAACAAATCATACCATTCCACGTCTTTGCCACTAGTAATGGTGGTAGAGTTAGTGGTAGTGTTGGTTATGATCACCAATTCTTGGATgttattaatgttattacTGATCTGACCAATTTGGCAAATAAAGATTACAATGTGTATTACCAGAGTGTTAACACTATCATTATGATACGATCAATACATTTAGCATTGCACTCATTCGAGAATTCTAAACAGAAAAAAATTACCAGTTCTAAAACTTTTGGTAGTCTTTTCCGATATCTCAACACTGATAGCAATGGATATGTAATGAATTTAACTAAACAATTTCTACCAGCAACTTCATTATCGTTACAACTCATATTCTTTATACAAGAGTTAGTCGAGCGTTATCATCATGGTATCATTGGATTATTAAGGaaattctttaaaaatttactatttcGTGGTATTATTAGGGCCCCAACTAATTTTAGACAGGTTAATAACAACTTTAACACTTATGTTATATatgatgataaaaaatacaaaggTACATTGGAAACCGTACATCAGCTTGTGAAAATGTTTAAAGACTCATTTATTACCAAAGCATCCATACCAATACCAATCATACAATATATTACCATATTCTTATCATTGTGGTCACAATCAGATTCGCAAACGTTTAATATATCAGACCGAAGCGAGAATATTGCTAGGAAGATGTTCCTACTATCGTTTTTGGTCAATAAAAGGAGTTTAGCTGATATGGCGACTGAAATGGTTTTACAACATTGTGCAggtttaaaaatgttacaTCTGGGATGTGTgtcaaaattaaacaacAACAACAAGGAATGTAAAGATTATTCACTCCTCCTTAAAAAGAAGAAGGTTTTGAGAATAATGAGGATGATAGAGAGTACGTCCATGGATCCACTAGATGTCATAAGAATTGCATCTGATACTTGCAGAAGGTGTGTGGCTAATCTTACTGTGAGACCACATGTCGGGGCACCCACTCTATTACAGATGGAACAGGATTTAGATGATGGTGAGGATGATGATTTGGAGGATGTGGAGGATAGTTATTTGGAGTTGGATGAGGGATTAGAAGGTGGCTCCGGTGGTTGTCTCGATTGTTTAGGTTGTTGTAACCGAAAAAAGAACCAAGAAACTACTTCAACTTCAAACTCAAACTCAAATCCGAATTCAAATTCAGGTGGTAAAGATTCAAGTACAGATAAGGATTTATCTACTAATAGTGCATCTGGGCAATCAACTTCAACTTCAAGATCAGGTTTTGGTAAAAGTGGTATACCATGTGCAGCAGGTAGTGGTACAAGAGCCTTTGGAAACCCCTCCTACTTGCAAATTCCTAataatagtagtaataCTAGCtctaacattttaaaaactagTTTATTGCAGTTAGATGAGAGTCTCGAgcttaaaaataatattttttcatcatATTCTCCGGCAAGTTCAGGTTTGAGAGCTTTTAATAGCCCTAGTCTTACAAAACCTgctaatattaataataataatggtaCTATTCGAAATGGAGATAGGCAGAGCAAAAATAGGCAAGCCGACGAGTCTAAACCCACAAAACCCTTAACTGATAGTAGCTCAAAATCCAGTTTATTGGAGCTCAATGACGATGTCAATTCTGAAAAGGTTAATGCTGAGACAGGTGAATCTCAAAGCACCAAATCTAAGTCCAATAGTAATTCCGACTCAGAAAACAGTAATAAGAAATGGTATGATCCTTTAAAGAAAGTGAAGAATGTATTTAAGAAGAAGATGACACCTGAAGAGGAAGCAATGATGTTACCGCATTTTGTTGATCGCTTAATGCTACATTCAGAAATAACTCATCGTATTCATTGTTACTATACCCAAAAGACCTTAGTGAAGAGACTAAtaaaagaattaaaaaaagCCAAAGATGAATTGGatataaaacaaataatagCAAATGTATTTGGTGAATTTAGAAGTATTGAAATTATACAATCCGGTATGGCATCATCAATACACCAACTTATATGCCCATTCATGATGGAATCCCCGAATGAACTCAGATTACCAATTCAAACCAATATACTACAATATGTTATCAAGCAATTAGTCAGTAAGTATAAGCTTAATCCAATAAAGAAAGATTTGTTTAAACAATTTaggggtaaaattaatgagtTGGTACCTGATCTAGAGGGATATATGAAAGTAGATGTCGTTGGAAGTGTATTTGTAGGATTAAGAAAGTACAATggtatatattattcaGGTGGTTATGCACCGTTTGATAAGATTGATAAGCCTACgaatattttgttaaaaccTGGCGAAGGGAGATTAGTATATGATGGTGATAATTTCGTACCAGAATTAACAGCACTAAATGACATACCTTCTCTGGAatcaattaatattatacatgaATACGATTACGACCGTATAGTTTACCAGATTAATACTGGTAATGGTGAAGGTGCTAGTATAGTAATGAGTGAGAGGAAATTCGCGTTGGAATatccaaattttataattagaGCCCATGTTTTAATTACGGCGAAAGCTTTAATGAGGATGGGATTTGATATGGGCAGGGTTATTTGGTGTGGAGATAAATACGGCTGGGTTGCTGATTTTTCACttgataatattgtacCAGTTTCTGATGTGCCTGTTTATAATGGTCAATACTGGCTCTTAACATCGCAACTTACTGTTAAAGACGTTGTTGGCAATGTTCCAATTCGTTTAGTAGATAAAAAAAGCTATATGGACACTGGTAGTACTGATATTACAATAGACGATAAGGGACTGAATGAGATTAATGTTGAGATAATTTCTAACGGTAAGAAAGTTGGTGAGGTAAAGTCACACAAGGGCGAAACTCTAGAAGGTGAGGACGAAGAGGGGATGGAATTTTTAGTTGGAGCTGGAGGAGACAATTTGAGTGCAACTCCTGGAGCAGTTAAGACAGTGAAAACAGCGACATACAACCCAACAACTCACGGTCTCACATTAGATTTAGATATGCCTGATTTCATAAATATGTAACCTAGTGGTTATGGTTAACACTACTAATTGTGTTGATAGTaaggtttaaaattaacatgtTCAATTTtgcaaattatataatatgtgaTGTTTAGATAAGAACTCTAGTATACTTGTATTAGTATTGTAATGTATAGTGAATTTTGATGAGATTAATGACTGGGCGTTTCCCAGtcaaacaaatattaaattgttttattgTTCTGGTTTAATGTATCCATTTGAGAATAGAGAGAGTGTCATTAGTCCGTAGACTTTGCCTGAGTTTGACTCGTTGAACATCTTTATCATTTCAATGTTCTTCTCAAACTGGTCTGAACTCATCAGCCCTTGGCTCAGCTTCAGACTCAGTACATCATTAAAGTAAGTAAGACCTAATCATAAcattaataacaataaaatatggATAATTAAGGCTATGTAACTGGTATAGTGTGGAAAATTAGAATAGTAAAGCTGGGAAGAAGATCCGCAGCGACAAACCTGGTGATGTATGGAATTCAGGATGATGTTGTAGTGATAGAATAAAAGTGCGTTTACTATCACCGGCAAGATAACCTAAAATAGGAAACTTGTCAGACGATGAAATATTCGTCACGACTAAATCAGACAACGCTTCATCAATTTCAGTGCGATTTTGATCCTCATAAGAACCATAGTCAATATTCGAGCCATCAGGCAACGATGTGATAACATCATTATGAGAAAATAATCCAATGatactattataattcTCTACAACGCATTTATttaagaataattttttacctttatttaaatcaattacaccattattagttttattccCATTCAACTtgttattatattcatatCTACAATGACCGTGTGTGATAAGTGTTTATCAATATGTATGTGTAAGTATTGAGATACCTATGGTAATAGTTGAAAAATGGTTTGAAAAACGCAGAGGCTTTTGGCTCGAGCTTATAGTCCAATGCAAAGAAATTGAACCCATAAGGCGCTAGTAAATATGAAGAACCCAGTGCCTAAAgtaatttatgaaaaattaatacttagttatatcTATCTAAGGGATAAAACTAAGACCCCCGTAGGAAGTAGGGGAATCATTAGCCGTGATACAGTACCTGTGAAATGACTTGGAATCCGAAGCAAATCCCAAACATGGGAAATTTATGTACAAAGAGTAGCCGAATCAAGTGTCTGAGTTCGCCAAGCCAAGGATCCTTATGTCCTATCGAGGCAAATCCACCAGTTATCAATAATCCTACAATGGTATATAGTACTATATaacaatagtatattaaatagCAATAATAACGGCATAATAAAAGTTGATGGTGGAAGGTTACCGTTATATTTTAGAACGTCGTTGAGAGGTGGTATTTTTTGAtgaattatattaatttcagTGAAGTTGAAGTTGATTTtcttattataatattctgAAACGTAAACTAGCCATTGTCTAACAAGTTTCCCGTGTCTTTCTTTGAAGAGGTCATTATCGCAAGGAACGAAAATCTGAAcaaagaattaaaaattgaataattaccaaaatttttaattctgaattttcatttaacatctattttaatgattttcCTGTATCTCTCtctatttttatcaatttttaacaaatttattcaacAAATTCGTTGTGAACCCTTATTTaagttatattatttagtttatattatattgtgTTAGTgaatatgttaaaaattatttaatagatttattaaataaattttgaggtaaattaattttatttacacttttgTCAAGACGACAATGTTATCGTTTATTACACTGATTGCCACACAAAATACACATTGGTATTTTCagctttatttttaaatatacttTCCTCAATCCTCCTTTAACTAATCAAtaatgattaaaaaatgCATATCGAGAGATTTATGGAGTCGGATCATCCATTTCTTTGATTTCGAATAAACCGGATTCCTTCCCGATTCTTTGCTTTATCTTTTCACAATCTTTCCCTAAacagttatttttattacgTTACTCGCTAATATTTCatataacaaatttaatacttAGCCAAACTGATacttaaataatactattatgATTAAATTCAAGATTAATTAGTTCTTTAAAGctagttattttataaaataattttaatggaGTATTTCATACCGTATGTGAAATGTAATACAATGTAGAGCACTAAAACGACACCAGTGGTTCCTAGAGAAATGATTGAGATTGAGTATCTGAGAGCGTCAGAGTTCTTTTTAATGAGTTTGAAGGGCATGAGTGCGACTGCCAATGATGAGGATTCGAAGTGGAAAACGCCTTCGTTCAACTTCGCCAACACAGGGTTAAATATCACAGCACTCAATATTCCTCCAATACATCTTATCTATACaacattttacaatttattatcgTTAGTAGCATATGGTGTAATAAGTATTTAGTGAAATCTTACAATTGATATTGATGAAGAATGGACTGAAGGCATGACTACATTGGCGAGAAGAGTGCGATCAACGCAGCTTACGGTCATAAAGGTCATCCCGTTAATGATGAGACAGATCGCCAAAAGTGGGTACAGACGCTTGATGTTCGTCACATCTATTACCAAAAACGATATCATAAACGTTATTATTCTTATCCCAACATTTAGTATACCTATATCTCATATTAATGCTATAATACAATAagagtatagtaatagtttGTTAGTGCTACAATAGTGTGGAAAGAGTAAATATGTATGTTATAGCAGAAATCATCCCCCTGGCGCAGTACCTATATTTAATAGTCCATGTTTAGGCCATTTACGATCAAAATGATCAGAAACGAAAGCGCCAATAATTCCGCCAATAATACCACCCAAAATGGTTAGCCCCGTAGTAATTGCCGATACGGTATTTGAAAGCCTCATGTACTGAATTAATAAAGTCACATAATTAAACGCCACAAACGGCCCATCACTAAAAAAGTTCTAAAATCATTATTAGCTCCTCTTTACAATCCCCAATAGGGGTAtctaatatattaaaactATCATACATAGTAAGTAATGTGAtaatgtatagtatagttgGTGTTAATGTATGACATACCAATACAGCTAATAAGATAGAGGTGGTATTACTTAACGATTCTTTAATGATAAAGAATAAGTAATGTGCCAATTGTTTGATTTTATGAGAAAGTTTAATCTTTTCGCCCGTCgtattattatcaatacGTTTGACCTTGGGTATGAAGAATAGAACTGGTGACGTAACCAACGTAACGACACCATAGGTGAATAAAACAATTCTCCACCCGTAAATGTCTCTGTAGGTGTCTGTTGAATAGGTCGTTGAAATTAGACCTGAGATCATTCTTCCAAAACACATCACCGCGTGTAAAATTCCAAATCCAAATGCCAGCTTATTTTGTAGATTCGTCGCTATAAACTTCTGCGCTGATGGCGTTACACTTCCCATCAACGCGCCATTGAATATACGCAATATTAATATCTAAACAGcgttatattattaatattatatgttagtgtgtaagtgtgtgtAGGAAAATAAGACATGAAAAATGGCGTGTAGGAGTGGGGATGATTATTACACTACAACAATAATACTAACCACACAGATAACCTTACACTATTAAACTTAgctatatactataataatagtatgaaTAATAGATACCAGAGTGTAGTTTGAAATTGTTGATAACCATATGTTGATAAGCCCCGTTAGAATAATTCCaaagattaaaatgtattGGAGTTCGATTTTATCGCAGAGAGCACCCCAGATCGGTATGAAGCACACGAGTCCAAGGTTTTCTGCCATAGTGAGCATTGAATTATCCTTTGAAGTGAAGAATAGAGACATTTCAAGCCCTCGCATAGACGAGGGGAGAATTTGGAGGTTAAAGTACTCCAAAAACGTTGCGATGTTAAACACTGAAAATATCACCCCGACGCGCTCAAAAAAACGCCTCTTTACCCTCAAATAAGTGTTATCTACTACTTCTTCATCCATGTTTTTATCTAAGTTTTCCATCTATTCAGTATACTTTGATGAAATTACgacaaattttattttattgcAGAAAAGTTCAATATATTGTAGAAAAAACGATTACGGTGTCttgtttttataatttacagcgaaataataattttatgaataatttacaaaaaaatgAGAATAGAAGCGAAAGAGCGCTAGTGAATGTATAGTACaagaattaatattaaactattaaataatttgataattatgaAAGATTTTGGCACAATTTGTATGAAAAAGATCAAATTAGTGCCTGGAATtgataattgttaaaatttttgaGGAATCAACAGCGCTTGCGTGGCTCCCCATAAGGTGTGAAAATCTGTACctattttgaaaaattgcTGTACTTGGATTTTACACAACTTtgatatataattgttaacATCGTtgttaattagtaaataatcttaattattaacaatattgaCTGgattattgattttatgTGTGTAAATTCAGAAAATGAACAAAGTGCCTAAAGCAAGTACACAATACTGGTTCGTCTGTACTAACTCTGTACTTGACTCAATATCATACCAGATACTTGGATCTATAAAGTTCATT harbors:
- a CDS encoding putative integral membrane protein; translated protein: MIKKKHKTDKNGSIEHVYNFNQITLLHNHKLKFQNRHWRLICLILIILVFYNVRGVGCELASINPGLPPGVNPELIKHSVNLAQQSRRRSQSKVPRNKLNKSFQNSTTGSSNDDSDSDGSGDDSDVELPFRTDSEVYTRKKLSKDKRNRRFTDLETHKRRPINPLTKYPSDDQSEENKPTDKTPLLDTPLKEKPKVVKPVPINPNDKNKPKLSEATPILTKTKDKDEKIGPFSERLLRPISDNVDFNNLPFNTNTNTNTTETNSNDSTTKTNTADSTTNTTSPNPLNPNTGNNGVKKMTPPNSPTMTAESGSGSSDDFDVNEVEAVKKSKLDPSITQGLGNSIPRKSQVSGTQIPVATSFEYNRSAHVLEPKFEKPKVMGGIIQTLTDKESKLRRMTKRKLRIQHDLTLYISKESANVVNMLNNGEVGKLQKVHPLVYLRLQEVFQSQYALNQLLKKDGDKVKRYDKNWYLNSTPTAKASFIEEIRKYTKEPELYGKFKQPKKMKESRKLVYEKLELFHNDYICQRIVRENQFSDKIIRSFEQQSGLYIAPNYHNLVPGLGNLWLIKNFERYYMEASRSKVTTFSKVAPSLVGKFMLMVENGTVLPSPPSSQVAIHSLSIILSMVMEGVREPQLFLGKKKFYGFMSLCDTKCIQTLYDNDKVATTEKGVGKKGTVGKRLAQFLKWVQLFHTEDLLLIDTYAQRVLLSIMYAITREDFYRSSPRNVQLRIQSQFTNQKPSQSFLQEDSDDIVEPSMLEVGPDARERELREANRRLIEDYNRRRQEEYEKRRREQYKDPHKQYKNRQEYLRDQMGRVLDEQSKEVHKQKAEREKQAFEDALNGSDTFQKAMRQREEILRRARYNSRMPSNDVENEKSLFTNTADNTNDNADNTSEEKNTDVRSKLEGMGNTYKKFYNMFMSGYHEPGKSVNPENTSEQIIPFHVFATSNGGRVSGSVGYDHQFLDVINVITDLTNLANKDYNVYYQSVNTIIMIRSIHLALHSFENSKQKKITSSKTFGSLFRYLNTDSNGYVMNLTKQFLPATSLSLQLIFFIQELVERYHHGIIGLLRKFFKNLLFRGIIRAPTNFRQVNNNFNTYVIYDDKKYKGTLETVHQLVKMFKDSFITKASIPIPIIQYITIFLSLWSQSDSQTFNISDRSENIARKMFLLSFLVNKRSLADMATEMVLQHCAGLKMLHLGCVSKLNNNNKECKDYSLLLKKKKVLRIMRMIESTSMDPLDVIRIASDTCRRCVANLTVRPHVGAPTLLQMEQDLDDGEDDDLEDVEDSYLELDEGLEGGSGGCLDCLGCCNRKKNQETTSTSNSNSNPNSNSGGKDSSTDKDLSTNSASGQSTSTSRSGFGKSGIPCAAGSGTRAFGNPSYLQIPNNSSNTSSNILKTSLLQLDESLELKNNIFSSYSPASSGLRAFNSPSLTKPANINNNNGTIRNGDRQSKNRQADESKPTKPLTDSSSKSSLLELNDDVNSEKVNAETGESQSTKSKSNSNSDSENSNKKWYDPLKKVKNVFKKKMTPEEEAMMLPHFVDRLMLHSEITHRIHCYYTQKTLVKRLIKELKKAKDELDIKQIIANVFGEFRSIEIIQSGMASSIHQLICPFMMESPNELRLPIQTNILQYVIKQLVSKYKLNPIKKDLFKQFRGKINELVPDLEGYMKVDVVGSVFVGLRKYNGIYYSGGYAPFDKIDKPTNILLKPGEGRLVYDGDNFVPELTALNDIPSLESINIIHEYDYDRIVYQINTGNGEGASIVMSERKFALEYPNFIIRAHVLITAKALMRMGFDMGRVIWCGDKYGWVADFSLDNIVPVSDVPVYNGQYWLLTSQLTVKDVVGNVPIRLVDKKSYMDTGSTDITIDDKGLNEINVEIISNGKKVGEVKSHKGETLEGEDEEGMEFLVGAGGDNLSATPGAVKTVKTATYNPTTHGLTLDLDMPDFINM
- a CDS encoding Glutamine amidotransferase class-I family protein, which encodes MLNENSELKILIFVPCDNDLFKERHGKLVRQWLVYVSEYYNKKINFNFTEINIIHQKIPPLNDVLKYNGLLITGGFASIGHKDPWLGELRHLIRLLFVHKFPMFGICFGFQVISQALGSSYLLAPYGFNFFALDYKLEPKASAFFKPFFNYYHRYEYNNKLNGNKTNNGVIDLNKENYNSIIGLFSHNDVITSLPDGSNIDYGSYEDQNRTEIDEALSDLVVTNISSSDKFPILGYLAGDSKRTFILSLQHHPEFHTSPGLTYFNDVLSLKLSQGLMSSDQFEKNIEMIKMFNESNSGKVYGLMTLSLFSNGYIKPEQ
- a CDS encoding Major Facilitator Superfamily protein, which gives rise to MENLDKNMDEEVVDNTYLRVKRRFFERVGVIFSVFNIATFLEYFNLQILPSSMRGLEMSLFFTSKDNSMLTMAENLGLVCFIPIWGALCDKIELQYILIFGIILTGLINIWLSTISNYTLILILRIFNGALMGSVTPSAQKFIATNLQNKLAFGFGILHAVMCFGRMISGLISTTYSTDTYRDIYGWRIVLFTYGVVTLVTSPVLFFIPKVKRIDNNTTGEKIKLSHKIKQLAHYLFFIIKESLSNTTSILLAVLNFFSDGPFVAFNYVTLLIQYMRLSNTVSAITTGLTILGGIIGGIIGAFVSDHFDRKWPKHGLLNIGILNVGIRIITFMISFLVIDVTNIKRLYPLLAICLIINGMTFMTVSCVDRTLLANVVMPSVHSSSISIIRCIGGILSAVIFNPVLAKLNEGVFHFESSSLAVALMPFKLIKKNSDALRYSISIISLGTTGVVLVLYIVLHFTYGKDCEKIKQRIGKESGLFEIKEMDDPTP